A single window of Paenibacillus sp. SYP-B4298 DNA harbors:
- the ssuD gene encoding FMNH2-dependent alkanesulfonate monooxygenase has product MELFWFIPTHGDGRFLGTREGARAVTFHYCKQIAQAADELGYAGVLLPTGKSCEDAWVVASSLVAVTERLKFLVAARPGMMLPATAARMAATLDRFSKGRLLINVVTGGDPVELEGDGLFLSHDERYALTDEFLAIWRRLLENGSDGEVSYEGRYLQARGGTVLYPTIQKPYPPLYFGGSSEAAMEVAARHIDVYLTWGEPPTQVEAKLRNMRELAAREGRELRFGIRLHVIVRPTAEEAWQAAHALIAHLDEETIRLAQDIFARMDSVGQQRMSELHGGDRSKLEISPNLWAGIGLVRGGAGTALVGDPEQVAARIREYEALGIETFILSGYPHLEEAYRTAELLFPVLQYGQAADSSHRAFISPFGEMIANNTIPQQAVRVQTASSG; this is encoded by the coding sequence GTGGAATTATTTTGGTTTATACCGACACATGGAGATGGGCGATTTCTGGGTACGCGGGAGGGCGCCAGAGCGGTTACCTTTCATTATTGCAAGCAGATTGCCCAGGCTGCCGATGAGCTAGGCTACGCAGGTGTGCTGCTGCCGACAGGCAAGTCCTGCGAGGATGCGTGGGTTGTGGCCTCGTCGCTGGTCGCGGTAACAGAGCGGTTGAAATTTCTGGTGGCAGCTCGACCGGGCATGATGCTTCCGGCAACTGCGGCGAGGATGGCGGCTACGTTGGATCGCTTTTCTAAGGGCAGGCTGCTGATTAATGTCGTGACAGGCGGCGATCCGGTGGAGCTGGAGGGGGATGGACTGTTTCTAAGCCATGACGAGCGGTACGCGCTGACGGACGAATTTCTTGCCATCTGGCGGCGGCTGCTGGAGAACGGCAGCGATGGCGAGGTCAGCTATGAGGGGCGCTATCTGCAGGCCCGCGGCGGAACGGTGCTCTATCCGACGATTCAGAAGCCCTATCCGCCGCTTTACTTCGGCGGCTCATCTGAAGCGGCGATGGAAGTTGCCGCTCGCCACATCGATGTGTATCTGACCTGGGGGGAGCCTCCGACCCAGGTGGAGGCGAAGCTGCGCAACATGCGTGAGTTGGCGGCCAGAGAGGGGCGGGAGCTGCGCTTCGGCATTCGCCTGCATGTGATCGTCCGTCCAACAGCAGAGGAGGCGTGGCAAGCGGCACATGCGTTGATTGCCCATCTCGATGAGGAGACGATACGGTTGGCGCAGGACATCTTTGCCCGCATGGATTCGGTCGGACAGCAGCGAATGTCCGAGCTGCATGGCGGAGACCGCTCGAAGCTGGAGATCAGCCCGAACCTGTGGGCAGGCATCGGGCTGGTGCGCGGGGGGGCCGGGACAGCTCTGGTAGGCGACCCTGAGCAGGTAGCAGCGCGAATCCGTGAATATGAAGCGCTCGGCATCGAGACCTTCATCCTGTCCGGTTATCCGCATCTGGAGGAGGCCTATCGGACGGCAGAGCTGCTATTTCCTGTGCTGCAATACGGTCAGGCGGCGGACAGCAGTCACCGGGCGTTCATCAGCCCATTCGGCGAGATGATCGCCAACAATACGATTCCGCAGCAAGCGGTTCGGGTGCAGACGGCATCCTCCGGCTGA
- a CDS encoding 4-hydroxyphenylacetate 3-hydroxylase family protein, whose protein sequence is MRGEQFISSLRDGRSIWLEGKQLADASTHPAFKGALGNIRQLFNMLDDPEQQETVGFKPDGAERYAHSSFLVPYTPQQLAKRSRSFAAWSSHTYGMMSRLSDYARSLVTGWYAARQELGRWDPHFADKITTYYREARDRDLFLTTAIIDPQIDRSSSLDDQRIAERFLHVVRENSEGIVVRGAKMIATGAPYTHDFIISSFLQFETRHQKHAHVLIVPANAKGLHIVCRESFADSRERDHPLSSRYDEMDAVLFFDDVLVPWERVLLYGDADKVLKLRSNRTANGLAFHQNVVRFVAKLEFVTGVACAVAESIGVNGFLHIQEKLGELLTQIDVIKALITASEAGAMPDAAGVLVPNLQYIETARNLGTTYYPRAVEVLQQIGAGGFVQTPSGIEDFYGPISEFMHLYFEGAAVSAEKKVELFKLAWDLIGSPLGARHLLYERFYAGDPVRGLANYYNGADKTELTGAIWKLLQENATGKVPTI, encoded by the coding sequence TTGAGAGGAGAGCAGTTCATATCCAGTCTGAGAGATGGGCGCAGCATCTGGCTGGAAGGCAAGCAACTGGCGGATGCGAGCACGCATCCGGCGTTCAAGGGCGCACTGGGCAATATTCGGCAGTTGTTTAATATGCTGGATGATCCAGAGCAGCAAGAGACGGTGGGCTTCAAGCCGGATGGGGCTGAGCGTTACGCGCATAGCTCCTTCCTGGTACCGTACACACCACAGCAACTGGCTAAGCGCAGCCGTTCCTTTGCCGCCTGGTCGTCACATACGTATGGCATGATGAGCCGTCTGTCCGACTACGCCCGTTCGCTGGTGACCGGGTGGTATGCGGCACGGCAGGAGCTGGGCAGATGGGACCCGCATTTTGCCGACAAAATAACGACCTATTATCGCGAAGCAAGGGACAGGGATCTGTTCCTGACGACAGCTATCATTGATCCACAGATTGACCGATCGAGCAGCCTCGACGACCAGCGAATTGCTGAGCGCTTCCTGCATGTCGTCAGGGAGAATTCGGAGGGAATTGTCGTTCGTGGTGCGAAAATGATTGCCACCGGAGCCCCCTATACGCATGATTTCATTATCTCGTCCTTCCTGCAGTTCGAGACAAGGCATCAGAAGCATGCGCATGTGCTGATCGTTCCTGCCAACGCCAAGGGGCTGCATATCGTGTGCCGGGAATCCTTCGCGGATTCGCGTGAGCGGGATCACCCGCTGAGTTCCCGCTATGACGAGATGGATGCGGTGCTGTTCTTCGATGATGTGTTGGTTCCATGGGAGCGGGTACTGCTGTACGGAGATGCCGATAAGGTGCTGAAGCTGCGCAGTAACCGGACGGCCAACGGTCTCGCATTCCATCAGAATGTCGTTCGCTTCGTTGCCAAGCTGGAGTTTGTTACCGGTGTGGCCTGTGCGGTGGCGGAGTCGATCGGGGTGAACGGCTTTCTGCACATTCAGGAGAAGCTGGGCGAGCTGCTGACGCAAATCGATGTGATTAAGGCGCTCATTACGGCATCGGAAGCAGGTGCAATGCCCGATGCTGCAGGCGTGCTGGTACCTAATCTGCAGTATATCGAGACGGCAAGAAATCTCGGCACTACGTATTATCCGCGCGCCGTCGAGGTGCTGCAGCAGATAGGCGCAGGCGGCTTTGTACAGACGCCTTCAGGCATTGAGGACTTCTACGGCCCCATCTCCGAGTTCATGCATCTGTACTTTGAGGGAGCCGCTGTCAGCGCCGAGAAAAAGGTCGAGCTGTTCAAGCTGGCCTGGGATCTGATCGGCAGCCCGCTTGGAGCTCGTCATCTGCTCTATGAACGCTTCTATGCGGGCGACCCGGTGCGTGGCTTGGCGAACTATTACAACGGAGCCGACAAAACGGAGCTGACCGGGGCGATCTGGAAGCTCCTCCAGGAGAATGCGACAGGTAAGGTGCCAACTATCTGA
- a CDS encoding TetR/AcrR family transcriptional regulator, with product MSEPREDRRIMRTRQLITEAFLHILLKKPYADISVVDIAERANINRSTFYAHFLDKEDLLDKLVGEKLGGLRQALDYCAAASEWRPAFNEADPIFVHLFDHAFEHNAFYQIMSVSHPVGHFSSMLTDIIKDSFLARISRHGLDQKVQVPLDLLLDHIGCSTTGILVKWLADNSIYSPRHMALQLTRVAWLGVYAAMGAAETKPHST from the coding sequence ATGTCTGAACCGCGCGAGGATCGAAGAATTATGCGCACGCGCCAGCTTATTACGGAAGCCTTCTTGCATATTTTATTAAAGAAGCCTTACGCTGACATCAGTGTCGTGGATATCGCAGAGCGTGCGAATATTAACCGCTCGACGTTTTATGCTCATTTTCTGGATAAGGAGGATCTGCTAGACAAGCTCGTAGGGGAAAAGCTGGGGGGACTGAGGCAGGCGCTCGATTACTGCGCAGCCGCGTCGGAGTGGCGTCCCGCGTTCAATGAGGCCGACCCGATCTTTGTACATCTGTTTGACCATGCCTTCGAGCATAACGCCTTCTACCAGATTATGTCCGTCTCTCACCCCGTCGGCCATTTCAGCTCGATGCTGACGGACATCATCAAGGATAGCTTTCTGGCTCGCATCTCGCGCCACGGACTCGATCAGAAGGTACAGGTGCCGCTTGACCTGCTGCTCGACCATATCGGCTGCTCGACGACCGGCATTCTCGTGAAGTGGCTGGCAGATAACAGCATCTACTCGCCGCGCCATATGGCGCTGCAACTGACGCGCGTAGCCTGGCTCGGGGTGTATGCAGCGATGGGTGCTGCAGAGACAAAGCCCCACAGCACTTGA
- a CDS encoding S-layer homology domain-containing protein, translating to MINTFKVPAAVLSFLLMLSVVLPALPARAGAEPLETVVTANNSAELAAYLSMNAVETINLVSGVVYDYEGGTISRALTINGNGAIIQAGAGVTDTIVRSDDITVSSSALGNYASQQVFLRVQGQNSLLTLNDVTLKQGAYPLFTVINVKSGGALVADHLTLEGFHNNPTPGGNINFGIHAEPGAVSTVIRSSIFGKSNAFRNAIAIRSGQLEIADNTFEGTEYPQRLRQSDGYEYAIYLYGGNGSVTGNSIRGFDSTTQAGYASAGIAVIGFYSTNVTLQHNVLENNSNGIDVTLSWSPYSSNQTMVVNGLALTDSDSAYALGEAVKAANTQNTVAVSLNQNDEVLLANSANNNQLYFGVLGGYRWPYLSVSDITYNSAVLHFPGGSGNTDILTAATAIELQQQKDGETVWSTLPTSWSGIPTAVPLQLDPGHTYRFRSKLTHGSYVEPSDPTPRTLVTYSGPLTVTPLTYTIEPIGHKTATPLTVGYTAGSPQAVQAALVNTGTGELQQLQASLSGPSAAHFILTSPSSSVGAGQSASLAVKAKDGLAAGTYTVTVTISAEHLEPVTFTVTQEVLLPVPPTTPQNVTAQFGDGKATVNWSAADRADSYKVYVSTTPGQFPAEPQTVVTTTQAQLAGLANGTAYYIKVVAVNLGGSSSDSTTVSVTPKTVPSAPTGVKAVAGNTSATVSFTVPQSNGGADISGYEVTVSPGGQVVSGTASPIKVSNLANGTEYTFTVRAINAAGTGAASEPSFAVKPAAPYYPSAPVTSGPVQPDTTTPATPTSPGSGSSGSGTTSSVEVLVNGKVQNAGTATTSESSGHKVTTIAVDQEKLQQRLDAEGKGAVLTIPWINSDSAVVVGVVNGKLLHNMERQQATLELQTSEGSYLLPSEQLQLTEIAGQFGTNVGVEQLQVRLEIAKLTTTAEKQAHKVLADNELALVAEPVEFNVLVGDGSRDIELTDYSRYVERRIALPNGTDPSRITTGVVIEQDGTVRHVPTEVRQDAGTYYAKINSLTNSTYAVIWNPLEFTDAAGHWAQEAMNDMGSRLIVNGTGDGQFSPDRSMTRAEFAAILVRGLGLRLEPAQGNFTDVSSTAWYARAVQTAYKHELVTGFEDGTFRPNATITREQAAVMISRAMEITGLAGLQDGQQAAQVLQSYDDAAEVSAWAAERLADNIEAGLLQGKSSTQLAPQATITRAEVATMIQRLLKQSKLI from the coding sequence ATGATCAATACATTCAAAGTTCCAGCCGCGGTGCTCAGCTTCCTGCTGATGCTCAGCGTCGTGCTTCCGGCTCTGCCTGCAAGGGCAGGTGCGGAGCCATTAGAAACTGTCGTGACGGCTAACAATTCCGCGGAGCTGGCTGCCTATCTGAGCATGAACGCAGTCGAAACCATCAATCTGGTGTCTGGCGTCGTCTATGACTATGAGGGAGGCACCATCTCACGCGCACTGACGATCAACGGTAATGGCGCCATCATTCAAGCTGGCGCAGGGGTTACGGATACTATTGTTCGCAGTGATGACATTACAGTCTCCTCATCTGCGCTGGGCAACTACGCCAGCCAGCAGGTTTTTCTGCGGGTGCAGGGCCAGAACAGTCTGCTGACGCTGAATGATGTTACCTTGAAGCAAGGGGCGTATCCATTATTCACAGTCATCAATGTCAAGTCCGGCGGCGCGCTTGTGGCGGATCATCTAACCTTGGAAGGCTTCCATAATAATCCTACGCCAGGCGGCAATATCAACTTCGGGATTCATGCGGAGCCGGGTGCCGTGTCCACTGTAATCCGCAGCAGCATCTTCGGCAAGAGCAATGCCTTCCGCAATGCGATTGCGATCCGCAGCGGCCAGTTGGAGATTGCTGACAATACGTTCGAAGGAACGGAATATCCACAGCGTCTGCGCCAGTCCGACGGATATGAATATGCGATCTATCTCTATGGCGGCAACGGCTCGGTAACGGGCAACAGCATCCGAGGGTTCGATAGCACAACACAGGCGGGCTATGCGAGCGCAGGCATTGCGGTGATCGGTTTCTACAGCACCAATGTAACCCTGCAGCATAATGTGCTGGAGAACAACTCCAACGGCATTGACGTTACACTCTCCTGGTCGCCATATTCCTCCAATCAGACGATGGTGGTGAATGGCCTTGCGCTGACCGATAGCGATTCGGCGTATGCCCTGGGCGAGGCGGTCAAGGCAGCGAACACGCAAAATACGGTCGCTGTGTCGCTGAATCAGAATGATGAAGTGTTATTAGCTAATAGTGCGAACAATAACCAGTTGTACTTCGGGGTGCTTGGCGGCTACCGTTGGCCGTATCTGAGCGTCTCGGACATTACGTATAATTCGGCCGTTCTTCATTTTCCTGGTGGATCAGGAAACACGGATATTTTGACGGCTGCCACAGCGATTGAGCTGCAACAACAGAAGGATGGCGAGACGGTCTGGTCAACGCTGCCGACCTCTTGGTCGGGCATTCCGACGGCAGTGCCGCTTCAGCTTGATCCTGGGCATACATATCGCTTCCGCTCCAAGCTGACGCATGGGAGCTATGTCGAGCCTAGTGATCCGACTCCGCGCACGCTTGTCACGTATAGCGGCCCGCTGACCGTTACGCCGCTGACGTATACGATCGAGCCGATCGGCCATAAGACTGCGACTCCGCTCACGGTCGGCTACACAGCCGGCTCCCCGCAGGCGGTTCAGGCTGCACTGGTCAACACGGGCACCGGAGAGCTGCAGCAGTTGCAGGCAAGCCTGAGCGGGCCGTCTGCCGCCCATTTCATCCTGACTTCGCCTTCATCGTCTGTGGGCGCGGGGCAGTCGGCCAGCCTCGCTGTGAAGGCGAAGGATGGGCTGGCAGCAGGCACCTACACCGTAACCGTAACGATAAGTGCCGAGCATTTGGAGCCGGTAACGTTCACAGTGACCCAGGAGGTTCTGTTGCCTGTACCTCCGACCACACCGCAGAATGTGACCGCGCAGTTCGGAGACGGCAAGGCTACTGTCAATTGGTCAGCGGCTGATAGAGCCGATTCCTACAAGGTATACGTATCGACGACACCGGGACAGTTCCCGGCTGAGCCGCAGACCGTAGTGACCACCACGCAAGCCCAGTTAGCCGGACTGGCAAATGGCACAGCCTACTATATCAAGGTGGTAGCTGTTAATCTTGGGGGATCGAGCAGTGATTCGACGACGGTCAGTGTGACACCGAAGACGGTTCCTTCCGCTCCGACTGGGGTGAAGGCTGTTGCAGGCAATACGTCTGCCACGGTCAGCTTCACTGTCCCGCAGAGCAATGGCGGTGCAGACATTAGCGGGTATGAGGTAACGGTATCCCCTGGCGGTCAAGTGGTGAGCGGGACGGCCAGTCCGATTAAGGTAAGCAATCTGGCGAATGGGACCGAATACACCTTCACTGTCCGGGCGATCAATGCAGCGGGCACCGGGGCTGCCTCGGAGCCGAGCTTCGCAGTGAAGCCTGCGGCACCCTATTATCCGTCCGCTCCGGTGACCTCCGGGCCCGTTCAGCCGGACACAACGACACCTGCAACGCCAACCTCCCCAGGCTCTGGCAGCTCTGGCTCGGGGACAACAAGCAGCGTCGAGGTGCTGGTGAACGGCAAGGTGCAGAATGCAGGCACTGCAACGACGAGTGAATCGAGCGGCCATAAGGTGACGACGATTGCGGTTGATCAAGAGAAGCTGCAGCAGCGGCTGGATGCGGAAGGAAAGGGAGCGGTGCTCACTATTCCATGGATCAACTCCGATAGCGCTGTTGTTGTCGGCGTGGTCAATGGCAAGCTGCTGCACAATATGGAACGCCAGCAGGCAACGTTGGAGCTGCAAACCAGCGAAGGCTCGTATCTCCTTCCGTCGGAGCAGCTCCAACTGACTGAGATCGCTGGACAATTTGGAACGAATGTGGGAGTAGAGCAGCTTCAGGTGAGGCTGGAGATTGCCAAGCTGACTACAACTGCCGAGAAGCAGGCACATAAGGTACTGGCGGACAACGAATTGGCTTTAGTCGCCGAGCCTGTAGAGTTCAATGTGCTAGTCGGGGATGGCAGCCGTGACATTGAACTAACAGACTACTCCCGGTATGTGGAGCGCCGAATTGCGCTACCGAATGGAACAGACCCGAGCCGTATTACAACAGGGGTAGTTATCGAGCAGGATGGTACGGTACGCCATGTGCCTACTGAGGTTAGGCAGGACGCTGGCACCTACTATGCCAAGATCAACAGCTTGACCAATAGTACGTATGCCGTGATCTGGAATCCACTTGAGTTCACCGATGCTGCCGGGCACTGGGCGCAGGAGGCGATGAATGATATGGGCTCTCGTCTGATCGTCAATGGTACGGGCGACGGTCAGTTCAGCCCGGATCGCAGCATGACCCGCGCCGAATTCGCTGCGATTCTGGTGCGTGGTCTCGGGCTGCGGCTGGAGCCTGCCCAAGGCAACTTCACCGATGTCAGCAGCACAGCCTGGTATGCCCGTGCGGTCCAGACCGCATACAAGCATGAGCTGGTGACCGGGTTTGAGGACGGAACCTTCCGTCCGAATGCTACGATTACCCGCGAGCAGGCTGCGGTTATGATCTCGCGCGCGATGGAGATTACTGGTCTGGCTGGGCTGCAGGATGGCCAGCAGGCAGCTCAAGTGCTGCAGAGCTACGACGATGCCGCGGAGGTATCCGCCTGGGCTGCAGAGCGGCTGGCAGATAATATTGAGGCGGGTCTACTTCAAGGCAAGAGCAGCACACAGCTTGCCCCGCAAGCCACCATCACCCGAGCAGAGGTGGCGACCATGATTCAACGTCTGTTGAAGCAATCCAAGCTCATATAG
- the chrA gene encoding chromate efflux transporter: protein MGSTIHRVRAIMEVLAVSAKLGLTSFGGPAAHLAYFHNEYVRRRRWLDERSYADLVALCQFLPGPASSQVSIAIGLLRAGLPGGLAAWLGFTLPSAVAMVIFALLMKGMDVHAVGWLHGLKLVALAIVAHAVYGMSQRLAAGRTKATIAVAAAVTTWVWSTGYSQLLLIAAAGAAGVWLCREEENGPASALTLPIGRGLALGCLGLFASLLLLLPLLREIAGGRWLALLDSFYRSGAMVFGGGHVVLPLLEREVVESGWVSAADFLAGYGAAQTVPGPLFTFASYLGALAGGSAGAVIATLAIFLPAFLLVAGTLPFWQGLRASPWARGTMAGMNAAVVGLLLAALYDPLWTTTIGSARDAGAALGLFGLLSIWKLPPWVVVLVGALVGELI from the coding sequence ATGGGAAGCACAATTCACCGTGTTCGGGCTATCATGGAGGTGCTCGCGGTATCCGCTAAGCTGGGGCTGACCTCATTCGGTGGGCCTGCAGCACACCTGGCCTATTTCCATAACGAATATGTGCGCCGCCGCAGGTGGCTGGATGAGCGCAGCTATGCCGATCTGGTCGCATTATGCCAGTTCCTCCCGGGCCCGGCAAGCAGTCAGGTCAGCATTGCAATCGGTTTGCTGCGTGCCGGGCTGCCCGGCGGCCTGGCAGCCTGGCTGGGCTTTACGCTGCCCTCTGCGGTGGCGATGGTGATCTTCGCGCTGCTCATGAAGGGGATGGATGTGCACGCCGTGGGATGGCTGCACGGACTGAAGCTGGTGGCGCTCGCTATCGTAGCTCATGCGGTATATGGCATGAGCCAGCGGCTTGCAGCAGGCAGAACAAAAGCGACCATCGCTGTGGCAGCGGCGGTGACTACTTGGGTCTGGTCTACGGGGTATAGTCAACTGCTGCTCATCGCAGCAGCAGGCGCGGCAGGGGTGTGGCTATGCAGAGAAGAGGAGAATGGGCCAGCTTCTGCGCTCACGCTCCCGATCGGGCGTGGTCTGGCCTTGGGTTGTCTGGGGTTGTTCGCCAGTCTGCTGCTATTGCTGCCATTGCTCCGCGAGATCGCGGGCGGCAGATGGCTGGCGCTGCTGGACAGCTTCTATCGTTCCGGGGCGATGGTATTTGGCGGCGGTCACGTCGTGTTGCCATTACTGGAGCGCGAGGTAGTCGAATCAGGGTGGGTGAGCGCGGCAGATTTCCTGGCTGGATACGGGGCGGCTCAGACTGTACCGGGTCCTCTATTCACCTTCGCCAGTTATCTGGGTGCGTTAGCTGGCGGTTCTGCTGGTGCGGTCATAGCGACATTAGCCATCTTCCTGCCTGCCTTCCTGCTTGTGGCCGGTACCCTGCCGTTCTGGCAGGGGCTTCGCGCCAGTCCATGGGCCAGGGGCACCATGGCGGGCATGAATGCAGCGGTCGTCGGTCTGCTGCTGGCGGCCTTGTATGATCCGCTGTGGACAACCACGATAGGGAGCGCGCGCGATGCGGGGGCGGCACTCGGGCTATTCGGCCTGCTGTCCATATGGAAGCTCCCGCCGTGGGTCGTGGTGCTCGTAGGCGCCCTTGTCGGAGAGCTAATCTGA
- a CDS encoding glycerate kinase, producing MRIVIAPDSFKGSLSAREAGRAIERGVQRGLPGCEVIVLPMADGGEGTMEALVEATQGSYIESVVMDPLGREIQASFGIMGDRKTAVIELAESSGLYRITEKERNPLRTTTYGFGQLILAALDRGCRQFILGLGGSATNDGGAGMLQALGVELLDGTGQPIGSGGGELSRLADIRVGGMDRRIRESRFLVACDVDHPLVGRAGASAVFGPQKGATPAMVEQLDGNLRHYADLIERTQGIAIHQMAGAGAAGGLCGGILAFLPAQVEAGVELVSRRLGLEEAIRGADLVITGEGRVDAQTRHGKVPCGVARLARRHGVPAIVLAGTVGDGAETLYAEGIDAIFSIVNRPMTLQEAMACAIPLLEQAAEQAIRLFETGRHAGGRCG from the coding sequence ATGAGAATCGTCATTGCGCCGGATTCCTTCAAGGGCAGCTTGTCTGCCCGTGAAGCGGGACGCGCTATCGAGCGTGGCGTACAACGGGGTCTGCCGGGGTGTGAGGTAATCGTCCTGCCGATGGCCGACGGCGGGGAAGGCACGATGGAGGCGCTGGTAGAGGCGACACAGGGGAGTTACATCGAGTCGGTGGTGATGGACCCGCTAGGGCGTGAGATTCAAGCGTCCTTCGGCATAATGGGGGACAGGAAGACGGCTGTCATCGAGCTGGCGGAGTCGTCGGGTCTATATCGCATCACGGAGAAGGAGCGCAATCCGCTGCGCACGACAACTTACGGCTTCGGGCAACTGATCCTGGCGGCACTGGACCGCGGCTGCAGGCAGTTCATTCTTGGTCTGGGTGGCAGTGCGACCAATGATGGCGGAGCCGGAATGCTGCAGGCGCTAGGTGTTGAGCTGCTGGATGGCACCGGGCAGCCGATCGGCAGCGGAGGCGGGGAATTAAGCCGACTGGCCGATATTCGCGTCGGGGGGATGGATAGGCGCATTAGGGAGAGCCGCTTCCTGGTTGCTTGCGATGTGGATCACCCGCTGGTTGGCCGAGCCGGAGCCTCGGCTGTGTTCGGCCCGCAGAAGGGCGCGACGCCTGCAATGGTGGAGCAGTTGGATGGCAACCTGCGTCACTATGCGGATCTGATCGAACGCACACAGGGCATCGCGATCCATCAGATGGCAGGCGCGGGTGCTGCCGGTGGCTTATGCGGCGGCATCCTGGCATTCCTGCCTGCGCAGGTGGAGGCGGGGGTGGAGCTGGTAAGTCGCCGCCTCGGGCTTGAGGAGGCGATCCGTGGCGCCGATCTGGTAATCACTGGCGAAGGGAGGGTCGACGCTCAGACCAGGCACGGCAAGGTGCCATGTGGTGTAGCTAGACTTGCCCGCAGGCATGGCGTCCCAGCCATCGTGCTGGCGGGCACTGTAGGCGATGGGGCAGAGACGCTCTATGCGGAAGGGATAGATGCCATCTTCAGCATCGTGAACCGCCCGATGACGCTGCAGGAGGCTATGGCCTGCGCCATCCCGTTGCTGGAGCAGGCGGCTGAGCAGGCGATCCGTCTGTTCGAGACGGGGAGGCATGCGGGCGGCCGGTGTGGATGA
- a CDS encoding aldo/keto reductase, translated as MRTIPLGTSSLQVPVVAVGCMRLTQLDKPEAERLIRTSLEAGANFFDHADIYGGGNCEVQFAEAIGMNASVRESMILQSKCGIRQGRFDFSKEHILSSVDGILQRLRTDYLDILLLHRPDALFEPEEVAEAFDQLEQSGKVRHFGVSNQNPLQMQLLKKYVKQPIVANQLQLSITNATMISSGFNVNMENEAAVNRDGYVLDYCRLHDITVQPWSPFQYGFFKGVFLDNDQFPELNRVINEIAATYEVSNTTIAMAWLLRHPANMQPVTGTMNLERLQDCFRASDIRLTREEWYDIFRAAGNVLP; from the coding sequence ATGAGAACAATACCGTTAGGAACAAGCTCCCTGCAGGTGCCTGTTGTTGCTGTTGGCTGCATGCGGCTGACCCAACTGGACAAGCCCGAGGCTGAGCGTCTGATTCGCACCTCGCTGGAAGCAGGAGCGAACTTCTTCGACCATGCAGACATCTATGGAGGAGGGAACTGCGAGGTGCAGTTCGCCGAGGCAATCGGCATGAACGCCTCCGTGCGCGAGAGCATGATTCTCCAGTCCAAATGTGGCATCCGTCAGGGCAGATTCGACTTCTCCAAGGAGCATATTCTATCCTCTGTAGACGGGATACTCCAGCGACTGAGAACAGACTACCTGGACATTCTCCTGCTGCATCGCCCGGATGCTCTGTTCGAGCCGGAGGAGGTCGCAGAGGCATTCGACCAACTGGAGCAATCCGGCAAAGTCCGCCACTTCGGCGTGTCCAACCAGAACCCGCTGCAGATGCAGCTATTAAAGAAATATGTGAAGCAACCGATCGTCGCCAATCAGTTGCAGCTCAGCATCACGAACGCTACGATGATCTCCAGCGGCTTCAATGTCAACATGGAGAATGAAGCTGCGGTCAACCGCGACGGCTATGTGCTCGACTACTGTCGGCTCCATGATATTACCGTGCAGCCATGGTCGCCCTTCCAGTATGGCTTCTTCAAGGGTGTCTTCCTTGATAATGATCAGTTCCCGGAGCTGAATCGCGTCATTAACGAGATTGCCGCTACCTACGAAGTGAGCAACACCACCATTGCTATGGCCTGGCTGCTTCGCCACCCGGCCAACATGCAGCCGGTCACCGGCACGATGAATCTGGAGCGTCTGCAGGACTGCTTCCGCGCCAGCGACATCCGCCTTACCCGCGAGGAATGGTATGACATCTTCCGCGCCGCGGGCAATGTATTGCCGTAA